In a single window of the Coffea eugenioides isolate CCC68of chromosome 3, Ceug_1.0, whole genome shotgun sequence genome:
- the LOC113767091 gene encoding polygalacturonase-like, with amino-acid sequence MAYPRKLFSLALPFLFFFSSSASTITYNVQKFGAKPDGKTDSTKAFLSAWAAACASVKSATIYVPRGRYLLGAASFWGNTCKNNAIKISIDGTLVAPSNYRTIGYAGNWLKFERVNGVTISGGTLDGQGISLWNCKASKSNCPGGATTLAFYNSNNIVISKLTSLNSQMFHVMLYGCQNAKLQGMKISASATSPNTDGIHISGSSGVTILGSNIATGDDCISIGPGASNLWIENVSCGPGHGISIGSLGWDMQEPEVQNVTVKTVTFRDTQNGLRIKTWARPSNGFVKRVLFQNAVMLNVRYPIIIDQSYCPTKNNCPNQVGFHFHGSGVKISDVTYQQIHGTSSSQVAIAIGCSKDSPCSGIRLQDVNLRYMNQPAQASCSNVAGTSSGFVQPKGCL; translated from the exons ATGGCTTATCCAAGAAAACTCTTTTCACTCGCATTGCCCTTTTTGTTCTTCTTCTCATCATCAGCCTCCACGATCACATATAATGTGCAAAAGTTTGGAGCCAAACCTGATGGAAAGACCGATTCGACTAAGGCCTTTCTCAGTGCATGGGCAGCAGCTTGTGCTTCAGTAAAGTCTGCAACAATTTATGTACCGCGGGGAAGATACTTGCTCGGGGCTGCATCATTCTGGGGAAATACATGCAAGAATAATGCGATTAAAATAAGTATAGATGGTACTCTTGTAGCTCCCTCGAATTATCGTACTATTGGCTATGCTGGCAACTGGCTCAAGTTTGAAAGAGTCAATGGAGTGACAATTTCTGGCGGAACTTTAGATGGACAAGGCATTAGTCTTTGGAACTGCAAAGCCTCCAAGAGTAACTGTCCTGGTGGTGCAACG ACATTGGCATTCTACAATTCAAATAACATTGTCATCAGCAAATTAACGTCACTGAACAGCCAAATGTTCCATGTTATGCTTTACGGCTGTCAAAATGCTAAGCTACAAGGAATGAAGATCTCAGCCTCAGCCACTAGTCCAAATACTGATGGCATTCATATATCAGGGTCCTCAGGTGTTACCATATTGGGCTCTAACATAGCTACAGGGGACGATTGCATTTCAATTGGCCCCGGCGCCTCCAATTTATGGATTGAGAATGTTTCTTGTGGCCCTGGCCATGGAATAAg CATTGGGAGTCTAGGATGGGATATGCAAGAACCTGAAGTACAAAATGTGACTGTTAAAACTGTTACTTTCAGAGATACACAAAATGGTTTGAGGATAAAGACTTGGGCAAGGCCTAGCAATGGATTTGTTAAGAGGGTCCTTTTCCAAAATGCAGTAATGCTGAATGTGAGATACCCTATTATCATCGACCAAAGTTATTGTCCAACCAAAAATAATTGTCCAAATCAGGTAGGT TTCCATTTTCATGGTTCTGGTGTAAAGATCAGTGATGTGACTTATCAGCAAATTCATGGAACATCATCATCACAAGTAGCTATAGCAATTGGTTGCAGCAAGGACTCCCCCTGCAGTGGCATAAGATTGCAAGATGTCAACCTCAGATACATGAATCAACCAGCTCAGGCATCATGCTCCAATGTTGCTGGAACTTCTTCAGGCTTTGTTCAACCAAAAGGCTGCTTATGA